The following coding sequences are from one Cervus canadensis isolate Bull #8, Minnesota chromosome 4, ASM1932006v1, whole genome shotgun sequence window:
- the LOC122440822 gene encoding sorting nexin-5-like: MAAVPEVLQQQEEDRSKLRSVSVDLNVDPSLQIDIPDALSERDKVKFTVHTKTTLPTFQSPEFSVTRQHEDFVWLHDTLIETTDYAGLIIPPAPTKPDFDGPREKMQKLGEGEGSMTKEEFAKMKQELEAEYLAVFKKTVSSHEVFLQRLSSHPVLSKDRNFHVFLEYDQDLSVRRKNTKEMFGGFFKSVVKSADEVLFSGVKEVDDFFEQEKTFLINYYNRIKDSCAKADRMTRSHKSVADDYIHTAACLHSLALEEPTVIKKYLLKVAELFEKLRKVESRVSSDEDLKLTELLRYYMLNIEAAKDLLYR, translated from the coding sequence ATGGCCGCGGTTCCCGAGGTGttgcagcagcaggaggaggaccGCAGCAAGCTGAGATCTGTGTCAGTGGACCTGAATGTTGATCCCTCGCTTCAGATTGACATACCTGATGCACTCAGTGAGAGAGATAAAGTCAAATTTACAGTGCACACCAAGACCACACTGCCCACGTTTCAGAGCCCAGAGTTTTCTGTTACAAGGCAACATGAAGACTTTGTGTGGCTACATGACACTCTTATTGAAACTACAGACTACGCTGGGCTTATTATCCCGCCAGCGCCCACCAAGCCCGACTTCGATGGCCCTCGAGAGAAGATGCAGAAgctgggagagggtgaagggtCGATGACCAAAGAAGAGTTTGCCAAGATGAAGCAGGAGCTAGAAGCTGAGTACCTTGCTGTCTTCAAGAAGACTGTGTCTTCACACGAAGTCTTTCTTCAACGGCTCTCTTCTCACCCTGTTCTCAGTAAAGATCGCAACTTCCATGTTTTTTTGGAATATGATCAAGATCTAAGTGTCAGGCGGAAAAATACCAAAGAGATGTTTGGTGgcttttttaaaagtgtggtGAAAAGTGCTGATGAAGTTCTTTTTTCAGGAGTTAAGGAGGTAGATGACTTTTTTGAGCAAGAGAAGACTTTCCTCATCAACTATTACAACAGGATCAAGGATTCCTGTGCAAAGGCTGACAGGATGACCAGATCTCATAAAAGTGTCGCAGACGATTATATCCACACCGCAGCCTGCTTGCATAGCCTGGCTTTAGAGGAGCCTACAGTCATCAAGAAGTACCTGTTGAAGGTGGCTGAGCTGTTTGAAAAACTTAGGAAAGTGGAGAGTCGAGTCTCCTCAGATGAAGACCTGAAGCTGACGGAGCTCCTGCGCTACTACATGCTCAACATAGAGGCTGCCAAGGATCTCTTATACCGA
- the LOC122439744 gene encoding sorting nexin-5 — protein MAAVPEVLQQQEEDRSKLRSVSVDLNVDPSLQIDIPDALSERDKVKFTVHTKTTLPTFQSPEFSVTRQHEDFVWLHDTLIETTDYAGLIIPPAPTKPDFDGPREKMQKLGEGEGSMTKEEFAKMKQELEAEYLAVFKKTVSSHEVFLQRLSSHPVLSKDRNFHVFLEYDQDLSVRRKNTKEMFGGFFKSVVKSADEVLFSGVKEVDDFFEQEKTFLINYYNRIKDSCAKADRMTRSHKSVADDYIHTAACLHSLALEEPTVIKKYLLKVAELFEKLRKVESRVSSDEDLKLTELLRYYMLNIEAAKDLLYRRTKALIDYENSNKALDKARLKSKDVKLAEAHQQECCQKFEQLSESAKEELINFKRKRVAAFRKNLIEMSELEIKHARNNVSLLQSCIDLFKNN, from the coding sequence ATGGCCGCGGTTCCCGAGGTGttgcagcagcaggaggaggaccGCAGCAAGCTGAGATCTGTGTCAGTGGACCTGAATGTTGATCCCTCGCTTCAGATTGACATACCTGATGCACTCAGTGAGAGAGATAAAGTCAAATTTACAGTGCACACCAAGACCACACTGCCCACGTTTCAGAGCCCAGAGTTTTCTGTTACAAGGCAACATGAAGACTTTGTGTGGCTACATGACACTCTTATTGAAACTACAGACTACGCTGGGCTTATTATCCCGCCAGCGCCCACCAAGCCCGACTTCGATGGCCCTCGAGAGAAGATGCAGAAgctgggagagggtgaagggtCGATGACCAAAGAAGAGTTTGCCAAGATGAAGCAGGAGCTAGAAGCTGAGTACCTTGCTGTCTTCAAGAAGACTGTGTCTTCACACGAAGTCTTTCTTCAACGGCTCTCTTCTCACCCTGTTCTCAGTAAAGATCGCAACTTCCATGTTTTTTTGGAATATGATCAAGATCTAAGTGTCAGGCGGAAAAATACCAAAGAGATGTTTGGTGgcttttttaaaagtgtggtGAAAAGTGCTGATGAAGTTCTTTTTTCAGGAGTTAAGGAGGTAGATGACTTTTTTGAGCAAGAGAAGACTTTCCTCATCAACTATTACAACAGGATCAAGGATTCCTGTGCAAAGGCTGACAGGATGACCAGATCTCATAAAAGTGTCGCAGACGATTATATCCACACCGCAGCCTGCTTGCATAGCCTGGCTTTAGAGGAGCCTACAGTCATCAAGAAGTACCTGTTGAAGGTGGCTGAGCTGTTTGAAAAACTTAGGAAAGTGGAGAGTCGAGTCTCCTCAGATGAAGACCTGAAGCTGACGGAGCTCCTGCGCTACTACATGCTCAACATAGAGGCTGCCAAGGATCTCTTATACCGACGCACCAAAGCCCTCATCGACTATGAGAATTCAAACAAAGCTCTGGATAAGGCCCGGTTAAAGAGCAAAGATGTCAAGCTGGCCGAGGCACACCAGCAGGAATGCTGCCAGAAGTTTGAACAGCTCTCTGAATCTGCAAAAGAAGAGCTAATCAATTTCAAACGGAAGAGAGTGGCAGCGTTTAGGAAGAATCTAATTGAAATGTCTGAACTGGAAATAAAGCATGCCAGGAACAACGTGTCGCTCCTGCAAAGCTGCATCGACCTGTTCAAGAACAACTGA